One window of the Populus nigra chromosome 4, ddPopNigr1.1, whole genome shotgun sequence genome contains the following:
- the LOC133692450 gene encoding nuclear speckle RNA-binding protein B-like has product MDSSDFPISRSPRKELQGPRPPALKIRKDSHKIRKPPVAPQPFQQQPQNQPPTQPRPPVIIYTVSPKVIHTNPNDFMTLVQRLTGSSSTSTSSNPFNDDCGAISPAARFATIEKAKSPKDQQKQQQLGGDLGYVEGIMEIDRVMERPSLGPGILSPGPASLPPIPPNFFSPDQNSVSFFHDLSPILHGNRNFIEGSFMPSPSTFVWPRINSPSTPSIDLFNNFNAYNNLFDF; this is encoded by the coding sequence ATGGATTCATCAGACTTCCCTATCAGTAGATCACCAAGAAAAGAATTGCAAGGTCCTAGACCACCAGCTTTGAAAATCCGCAAAGATTCACACAAGATCAGAAAACCACCAGTAGCACCGCAACCATTCCAACAGCAACCACAGAATCAACCACCAACACAGCCACGCCCTCCCGTGATAATCTATACAGTGTCACCTAAGGTGATTCATACAAACCCTAATGACTTCATGACCCTAGTTCAACGTCTCACAGGCTCCTCATCAACATCAACCTCCTCCAATCCCTTTAATGATGATTGTGGTGCAATATCGCCTGCAGCAAGGTTTGCTACAATTGAGAAGGCCAAGTCACCCAAAGATCAGCAAAAGCAGCAGCAGCTAGGCGGAGATTTGGGTTATGTTGAAGGGATCATGGAGATTGATCGAGTAATGGAGAGACCAAGTTTGGGTCCTGGAATTCTGTCTCCTGGGCCAGCTTCACTTCCTCCAATACCACCAAACTTCTTCTCTCCTGATCAAAACTCGGTTAGCTTCTTTCATGATTTGAGTCCTATTCTTCATGGTAACAGGAATTTTATTGAGGGTAGTTTCATGCCTAGTCCTTCAACCTTTGTTTGGCCACGCATAAATTCTCCAAGCACTCCATCTATAGACcttttcaataatttcaatgcttacaataatttatttgactTCTGA
- the LOC133691641 gene encoding dof zinc finger protein DOF1.2: MYSASDQMMFQCPPRPLPMERKWKSNIEVAPNCPRCASPNTKFCYYNNYSLSQPRYFCKGCRRYWTKGGSLRNVPVGGGCRKYRRARSSKISQNERAAVSLDYSRANETLACSSNYKDSMAQQDGANGSDIDLAAVFSKFLNQDLSYGPEFIGEELRDEGSTELVNISNSSTPISDSYQNDPMMESLKRSDLTQESNLLEGRSQVLVGEKQQFEEDQRFQELIESQDMNAFGLQNLLIDEIVQDALWSDDATLPSVPNWQPMVQLQDFDSFSVDDRLKISANFTSDNNWSSFDLSGFEVFPRP; the protein is encoded by the coding sequence ATGTACTCTGCTAGTGACCAGATGATGTTTCAATGCCCTCCTAGGCCATTGCCAATGGAGAGAAAATGGAAATCCAACATCGAAGTTGCTCCAAATTGCCCTCGTTGTGCTTCTCCGAACACGAAATTCTGCTACTACAACAACTACAGCTTGTCACAGCCTAGGTATTTTTGTAAGGGTTGTAGAAGGTATTGGACTAAAGGAGGGTCGCTAAGAAATGTTCCTGTAGGTGGCGGTTGTCGCAAGTATCGCAGAGCGAGGTCCTCTAAGATCTCGCAGAATGAACGTGCTGCTGTTTCGCTTGATTATAGTAGGGCTAATGAGACTTTAGCTTGTTCCTCGAATTATAAAGACTCAATGGCTCAACAAGATGGAGCCAATGGGTCCGATATTGATCTAGCTGCTGTTTTCTCTAAGTTCTTGAATCAAGACTTGAGTTATGGGCCCGAGTTTATTGGTGAAGAATTGCGTGATGAGGGCAGTACTGAGTTGGTTAACATATCGAATTCTTCAACCCCAATATCAGACAGCTACCAAAATGATCCGATGATGGAAAGCCTGAAGCGGTCTGATCTGACCCAAGAATCCAATTTACTTGAAGGGAGATCTCAGGTGCTTGTAGGAGAGAAGCAACAATTTGAAGAGGATCAGAGATTTCAAGAACTCATCGAAAGTCAAGACATGAATGCATTTGGGTTGCAAAATTTACTGATCGATGAAATTGTGCAAGATGCTTTGTGGTCAGATGATGCAACCTTGCCTAGTGTTCCTAATTGGCAACCCATGGTACAATTGCAagattttgattcattttcagTGGATGATCGTCTAAAGATTTCAGCCAATTTTACCAGCGACAATAATTGGAGTTCTTTTGATCTCTCGGGGTTTGAGGTTTTTCCAAGACCTTGA
- the LOC133691687 gene encoding uncharacterized protein LOC133691687 — MASMIHYNLGAGISLRKTLNSKFFAVQPNNIANARHLSNLVVTNNVHSPIPKFTFPQQSLATKRQLNVAAKNKEDQWKLRCSDCAPGFKSDFVDDIGILIHRFFYAINSRNDEQLLEDVLSCDCVFKDFIFQIAFDGEQSIIQFLRKVMMAMGPNIRFKIESVQCKNELQAATAFLHLEWDNQVIPFTRFCTDFECEEFDEKLLIRKITVVKEQGEVVDVDVMLKLLEAASSIFDMFPDQTRKLLSKLNE, encoded by the exons ATGGCATCTATGATTCATTACAATTTAGGTGCTGGCATTAGTCTTAGAAAAACCCTGAATAGCAAATTTTTTGCAGTCCAACCAAATAATATTGCTAATGCAAGGCATTTGAGCAACCTAGTAGTCACCAATAATGTCCATTCTCCTATCCCCAAGTTCACATTTCCTCAACAATCATTAGCAACAAAAAGGCAACTAAATGTTGCAGCAAAGAATAAAGAGGATCAATGGAAACTGCGGTGCAGTGATTGTGCACCTGGTTTCAAATCGGATTTCGTTGATGATATTGGCATCCTGATCCACAGGTTCTTCTATGCCATCAATTCGAGAAACGACGAACAATTACTGGAGGATGTTCTCTCATGTGACTGCGTGTTTAAGGACTTCATTTTTCAGATTGCATTCGATGGAGAACAG AGTATCATACAATTTCTTCGGAAGGTAATGATGGCAATGGGGCCTAATATTCGTTTCAAGATTGAAAGTGTGCAATGTAAGAATGAATTGCAGGCGGCAACTGCTTTCCTGCATCTAG AGTGGGACAATCAAGTTATACCCTTCACCAGATTTTGCACTGACTTTGAGTGTGAGGAGTTTGACGAAAAACTCTTGATCAG GAAAATCACAGTAGTGAAAGAACAAGGCGAAGTCGTTGATGTTGACGTTATGCTG AAACTTTTGGAGGCAGCAAGTAGCATATTTGACATGTTCCCAGATCAAACCAGGA AGTTACTATCGAAATTGAACGAATAA
- the LOC133692868 gene encoding LRR receptor-like serine/threonine-protein kinase RGI1, producing MMSSNAITIFLLFLNISIFPAISALNQEGHCLLSWLSTFNSSLSATFFSTWDPSHKNPCKWDYVRCSSNGFVSGITITSINLPTSFPTQLLSFNHLTTLVLSNANLTGEIPRSIGNLSSLSTLDLSFNSLTGDIPAEIGRLSQLKLLALSTNSLHGEIPKEIGNCSRLRQLELFDNQLSGKIPAEIGQLLALKTFRAGGNPGIYGEIPMQISNCKELLFLGLADTGISGQIPSILGELKHLETLSVYTAKLTGSIPADIGNCSAMEHLYLYGNQISGRIPDELALLTNLKRLLLWQNNLTGSIPDALGNCLALEVIDLSMNSLSGQIPGSLANLAALEELLLSDNYLTGEIPPFVGNFFGLKQLELDNNRFTGEIPPAIGQLKELLIFFAWQNQLHGSIPAELAKCEKLQALDLSHNFLTGSIPHSLFHLKNLSQLLLISNGFSGEIPPDIGNCIGLIRLRLGSNNFTGQLSPEIGLLHKLSFLELSDNQFTGEIPLEIGNCTQLEMVDLHSNRLHGTIPASVEFLVSLNVLDLSKNSIAGSVPDNLGMLTSLNKLVISENYITGSIPKSLGLCRDLQLLDMSSNRLTGSIPDEIGGLQGLDILLNLSRNSLTGSIPESFSNLSNLANLDLSHNMLTGTLTVLGSLDNLVSLNVSHNNFSGVLPDTKLFHDLPASAYAGNQELCINRNKCHMNGSDHGKNSTRNLVVCTLLSVTVTLLIVFLGGLLFTRIRGAAFGRKDEEDNLEWDITPFQKLNFSVNDIVTKLSDSNIVGKGVSGMVYRVETPMKQVIAVKKLWPLKNGEVPERDLFSAEVRALGSIRHKNIVRLLGCCNNGKTRLLLFDYISEGSLAGLLHEKVFLDWDARYNIILGAAHGLAYLHHDCIPPIVHRDIKTNNILVGPQFEAFLADFGLAKLVDSEECSRVSNVVAGSFGYIAPEYGYCLRITEKSDVYSYGVVLLEVLTGKEPTDDRIPEGVHIVTWVSKALRERTELTTILDPQLLLRSGTQLQEMLQVLGVALLCVNPSPEERPTMKDVTAMLKEIRHVNEDFEKPNYRGMEATSNPKAAVHSSSFSRSSESLIRSPS from the exons ATGATGTCAAGCAACGCAATCACCatttttctcttgtttcttAACATCTCTATCTTTCCAGCCATCTCTGCCTTGAACCAAGAAGGTCATTGTCTACTTTCATGGCTTTCAACCTTTAATTCTTCCCTTTCAGCTACTTTCTTCTCAACATGGGATCCAAGCCACAAAAATCCATGCAAATGGGATTATGTTAGATGTTCTAGTAATGGTTTTGTCTCGGGAATAACAATCACTTCCATCAACCTTCCTACCAGCTTCCCTACCCAGCTACTCTCCTTTAACCATCTCACAACTCTCGTCCTTTCAAATGCAAATCTCACTGGAGAAATTCCACGGTCGATAGGAAACCTGTCCTCGCTGAGCACCTTAGACCTCAGTTTCAATTCTTTGACTGGAGACATCCCAGCAGAAATTGGGAGACTATCTCAATTGAAGTTACTTGCTCTGAGTACAAATTCATTACATGGTGAGATTCCAAAAGAAATAGGAAACTGTTCAAGGCTTAGACAGCTGGAACTGTTTGATAACCAGCTATCCGGAAAGATTCCTGCAGAAATAGGCCAATTGTTAGCTTTGAAGACCTTTCGAGCAGGTGGTAACCCGGGAATTTATGGCGAAATCCCAATGCAGATATCCAACTGCAAAGAACTACTCTTTTTGGGTCTTGCAGATACTGGGATTTCAGGACAGATTCCAAGTATTTTAGGAGAACTGAAGCATCTTGAGACTCTTTCGGTCTACACAGCTAAACTTACAGGCAGCATTCCAGCAGATATTGGCAACTGCTCAGCGATGGAGCATCTCTATCTGTACGGAAACCAAATTTCAGGCAGGATTCCTGATGAATTGGCTTTGTTGACAAATCTCAAGAGGTTGTTGTTATGGCAGAACAATCTAACCGGGAGCATTCCAGATGCTCTAGGCAATTGTTTAGCTTTGGAAGTTATTGATCTCTCGATGAATTCTCTAAGTGGTCAGATTCCTGGGTCTCTTGCCAATTTGGCTGCATTGGAGGAGCTTCTTTTATCAGACAATTACCTTACAGGAGAAATCCCGCCTTTTGTTGGCAACTTTTTCGGCCTGAAGCAGCTTGAACTGGATAACAACAGATTCACTGGCGAGATTCCACCTGCCATTGGCCAACTGAAggagcttttaattttttttgcatggcAGAACCAGCTCCATGGAAGCATACCTGCTGAACTAGCCAAATGTGAGAAACTTCAAGCATTGGATCTTTCACACAATTTCCTCACTGGCTCAATTCCACATTCTCTGTTCCATCTCAAGAACTTAAGTCAATTGCTTCTGATATCAAATGGATTTTCAGGTGAAATCCCACCAGATATTGGTAATTGCATTGGTTTGATCCGTTTACGATTAGGATCAAACAACTTTACTGGTCAACTTTCCCCAGAAATAGGTCTCTTGCATAAATTGAGCTTCCTCGAATTGTCAGATAATCAATTTACTGGAGAAATCCCTCTAGAGATTGGTAACTGCACTCAACTAGAAATGGTTGATTTGCACAGCAATAGGCTCCATGGAACCATTCCCGCATCTGTCGAGTTTCTTGTTAGTCTAAACGTATTAGACCTTTCCAAGAACTCTATAGCAGGATCCGTACCTGATAACTTAGGCATGCTTACATCCTTAAACAAACTGGTAATCAGTGAAAACTACATTACTGGTTCTATCCCGAAGTCACTTGGCCTGTGTAGGGATCTGCAGCTGTTAGATATGAGCAGCAACAGACTCACTGGTTCAATCCCAGATGAGATAGGTGGGTTGCAAGGGTTAGACATCCTCTTGAATTTGAGTAGGAATTCTCTAACGGGCTCTATTCCTGAAAGCTTCTCAAATCTCTCAAATCTTGCCAACCTAGATCTCTCGCACAACATGCTCACAGGAACGCTGACAGTCTTAGGCAGTCTTGACAATCTTGTTTCTCTCAATGTCTCGCACAACAACTTTTCAGGTGTGCTTCCTGATACCAAGCTCTTCCATGATCTCCCTGCCTCCGCATATGCTGGCAATCAAGAGCTCTGCATTAACAGAAACAAGTGTCACATGAATGGAAGTGACCATGGCAAGAACTCCACCAGAAACCTTGTTGTGTGCACTCTTCTCAGCGTAACAGTGACCTTGTTGATTGTGTTTCTTGGAGGACTTCTTTTTACCAGAATTCGTGGAGCTGCTTTTGGGAGGAAAGATGAAGAAGACAATTTGGAGTGGGATATCACCCCATTTCAAAAGCTTAACTTCTCGGTAAATGATATTGTGACAAAGCTCTCAGATTCAAACATTGTTGGGAAGGGTGTTTCAGGCATGGTTTATCGTGTCGAGACTCCAATGAAACAGGTCATTGCTGTGAAAAAGTTGTGGCCGCTGAAGAATGGTGAGGTTCCAGAGAGAGACTTGTTTTCTGCCGAGGTCAGAGCTCTTGGATCAATACGGCATAAAAATATAGTGAGGCTTCTAGGATGCTGTAACAACGGAAAAACTAGGTTGCTCTTATTTGACTACATCAGCGAGGGGAGTTTGGCTGGATTACTCCATGAGAAGGTATTCTTGGATTGGGATGCTAGATACAACATAATACTGGGGGCAGCTCATGGCTTGGCTTATCTTCATCATGATTGTATTCCTCCAATCGTACATCGTGACATCAAGACTAATAACATCTTGGTTGGACCACAGTTTGAAGCTTTTCTTGCAGATTTTGGGCTGGCAAAGCTTGTTGATTCTGAAGAATGTTCAAGAGTTTCTAATGTAGTTGCAGGTTCTTTTGGGTACATTGCCCCAG AATATGGATACTGTTTGAGAATCACAGAGAAAAGTGATGTGTACAGCTATGGTGTAGTCCTCCTAGAGGTTTTAACAGGGAAAGAACCTACTGATGACCGGATCCCCGAAGGTGTCCACATTGTCACATGGGTTAGCAAGGCACTCCGAGAAAGAACAGAATTGACAACAATCCTAGACCCGCAACTTCTTTTGCGATCAGGTACACAACTCCAAGAAATGCTTCAGGTGCTTGGGGTGGCCCTCTTGTGTGTGAACCCTTCACCAGAAGAACGACCCACCATGAAAGATGTAACAGCGATGTTGAAGGAGATCAGACATGTAAATGAGGATTTTGAAAAACCAAACTATCGTGGCATGGAAGCGACTTCCAATCCAAAAGCAGCAGTTCACTCCTCTAGTTTCTCCAGATCATCTGAATCTCTAATTAGATCACCTTCATAA